Genomic segment of Patescibacteria group bacterium:
TTATTCCTCCGCCCAAATTAATTGCCAAATACCTGCTTTCTATTTTGGGAGCTGAGAATAAACCAAAAAACCTTGATTCCTGAACTAAAATTAATTTCTTTTTTGTTAAAGGAATGTTAATCACAGAACCAATTAAAATAGAGTAAAGAATAAACATTGTTGCTCCAGGAGAAATGCCTAAAGATTCAAATCCAACAACAATGATATGGAAATAACCAAGAATAAATAAAGCAGGTAAAAACAGTATAAAGAAAATAAATATTAGAAAAGCAAAAGGTAAGAAGAACATTTTTCTATATTCAATGTATTTAAAATTTATAAGTGTCTTCTCGACGACGATCTATAACAAGAATAAAAATATCATCATTCTCAAGACGATAAATCACTCTTAAATCACCTTTTCTTATCCTGAAAATGTCATCTCTTCCTTTAAGTTTCTTTATATCCAAGCCTTGAACATTTTTAGAATGTAATTTCTTTAAAACAAACTCAATCTGCTTTTTCTCTTTAGCATTAAATTTTTGTAATGCCTTTCTGATTTCATCCATAGAAACTACAAACGAGAAAGTAATTTATCAATAGGAACTCCCTTTTTTTCTATTTTTGTAAAATCAACAACACGTTCCCATAATTCAGGCTCATCTTCAGGAGAAGATATTTTAAGTACTGGTTTGGAACGACGAACTACAATAAAAGATTTTCCTTTTTTAACCTCGGAAAGATAAGTTTCTATATTCTCTCTTAATTCTTTTAATCCTACGATTGAATTTTTCATAAAAACATTGAATTAATACTAATATTTAAGTTTATCTTAAGATAAACTTATGTCAAGGTAAACTTATTTATTCATACAGCACTTTTTATATTTCTTTTTTGAACCACATGGACATGGTTCATTTCTTCCAATCTTTTTTTTAGCCTGAGGAACATAACGTTGGGCTGGCGCATCAGGAGCTGGACCAAGCTTTGCATTTAAAATACTGAAGGTAACAGTTTTCTCTAAAGTATCAAGTAATTTCTTAAACATTTTATGACCTTCTTTTTTATACTCTACTAAAGGATTTTTCTGACCATAAGCTCTTAAACTTACTGAATCTTTTAAATATTCCATATTATCCAAATGCCCCACCCAAAGCATATCTAAAACTCTAAAGTAAAGGGATTTAAAAACATTGTCAGCATTTTCCCCAAATTCCTTTTCTTTTTTTTCATAATCTTCCTGCTTTAACTTTGAATTCTTAAACATTTCTAGAATAAATGGTTTTAATTCTTTATTCTGAGCTTTTTCTAAAAATTCCCTTCTTTTTTTATAAACAACATCACGATGTTTGTTAATAACATCATCATATTCTAAAACATGTTTTCTAGCATCAAAGTTCATTCCTTCAATTCTTGACTGGGCATCTTCAATTGCTTTTGATATTAAATTAGCTTCAATGGGCTGGTCGTCAGGAAGATTTAATTTTGTAATTAATTTTTTCAATCTTTCTCCCCCAAAAATTCTCATTAAATCATCTTCTAAAGATAAAAAGAACTGACTTGATCCAGAATCGCCCTGTCTTCCTGATCTTCCCCTTAACTGATTATCAATACGCCTTGCTTCATGCCTTTCAGTTCCAATAACATGAAGGCCGCCTAATTGTTTTACCTTTTCAGCTTGTTCTTTAGTTACTGGATTTCCTCCTAGGACTATATCAACTCCTCTTCCAGCCATGTTAGTGGCAATTGTAACAGCATCTAGCTTTCCAGCTTGAGCAATAATCTCACCTTCTTTTTGATGATTTTTAGCGTTTAAAACTTGGTGTTTAATCCCTTGTCTTTGCAGTAGCTTTGACAAGTATTCATTTTTTTCGATTGAACGAGTTCCAACCAGCACTGGCTGACCTAGCTCATTTCTTTTTTTAATTTCATTTACAATCTCCTGATACTTTACTTGCTCAGTCTTGTAAATCTTATCAGCTAAAGCAATTCTTATTAACTTTTTATTTGTAGGAACAACAATGACATCCAAACCATAAACTTTTTCGAATTCCTCAGCTGATGTTAAGGCTGTTCCAGTCATTCCAGCAAGTTTTTTATACATTCTAAATAAATTCTGAAAAGTAATAGAAGCCAGTGTTACTGATTCTGGCCTAATATACAATCCCTCTTTTGCTTCTATCGCCTGATGGAGCCCTTTTGACCAGCGCCTGCCAGGCATCAGTCTTCCAGTAAATTCATCAACAATTATTATCTCTCCATTTTTAACTACATAATGAACATCTTTAATAAATAGTGGTTTTTTGTCTGATACTTTACGAGCTTGAGCTCTTAAAGCTTGCTCTAAATATCTTAGATATCTTATTCCTTTGGACTCATAAATATTTTCAATTTTTAAAATCTTTTCAACTTTATTAATTCCTTTTTCTGTTAAAGAAACTGTTTTTGATTTTTCATCAACCTCATAATCAATTTCTGAATCTAACTTTGGAATTATTCCTGCAAAATCCTTGTACCACCTTGAGCTTTCCATATCAGGAGCTGAAATAATTAAAGGAGTTCTTGCTTCATCAATTAAAATTGAATCAATTTCATCAATAATTGCAAAATTAAAATCTCTTTGAACACGCTGACTTAAATCATAAATCATGTTATCCCTTAAATAATCAAAGCCGAACTCATTATTAGTTCCATAAGTTATATCAGCACTATAGGCTTGCCTTCTTTCACATGGTCTTAAAAAATCTTCAACAACATAAAAACCACCTAGCTCATCTCTTTTTTGATCTTTTTCTTCTTCTGATTTTTTAAACTCAGGATCATAAATAAAAGACTGTTGGTGGTTAATGCATCCTATACTCAAACCTAAAGCATGATAAATCTGACCCATCCAAACAGCATCACGCCTGGCTAGATAATCATTAACAGTAATTAAATGTGCTCCTTTCCCCGTTAAGGCGTTTAAGTATAAAGGAAGAGTTGCTGCCAAGGTTTTTCCCTCACCTGTTTTCATTTCAGCAATCTTTCTTTGATGAAGCACAATTCCTCCTATAATTTGAGAATCATAAGGACGCTGGTTTAAAGTCCTTTTTGATGTTTCTCTTATAGCTGCAAAAGCTTCTGGTAAAATATTATCTAAAGTTTCTTCTTTTTCTAATCTTTTTTTAAATTCAGTAGTTTTTTCTTTTAACTGTTCATTAGAAAAACCTTCAAATTCTTTTTCAAGGGAATTGATTTTTTCAACTATGGATTTAATTTTTTCTAAATATTTTTCATTAGGTTTTCTGAAAACCCTATCTAAAATTGACATAATTTATTCATCTTAAATAAAAAAAAACAGAAGAGCAAGACTTCTTCTAGCAAGAAGTAAATCAGGATCTCTTTAAAGAAACTTGGATTTTAATCTGAGAAATGATCTTTTCAAACAGTCCTTTATTATCTTGACCTAATTGTTCTGGAAAAAACAATCCTTTTTGAGAAATATTTTTACTCAAAACTTCTTTTGCTAAAACTGTTGGGAAAATTGCTGTAATTTTTTGCATTGAATTTAATGATTCATTTTTCTTTGAAATTGATTTCATCTTCCAAGTAATTTGTTTTTTATCAGTTTTAATTTTAATTATTCCAACAGTTAAATTATCTTGTTTCTTAGACTCTAATTTTTTTGCTGTAGATCCAATATTCTCATCTTTTAATAGATTTTTATTATTTAAAGATTTAAAAAATTCATGAAAACCTAAATTCCTAATTATCCTATAACTCATATTTTTAACCTTTAAATTATCGATTAAAGAGCCTAATCCTTCAGCCAAATATGTTTCAGAATTAATTCCTTGAATTTTTTGTTTCTTATAATCAGAAAAAGGTTTTACTTTAACTTTTTTTCCATTTTTAATTAATATTGGCTCTAGCTGATGTCCTTCTATTAAATCTTCAAAGCACCATAGGAATGGAAATGAGTTTTTTTGTCCTGACAAACTTCCTGCTGAAATTTCGATTTGTTTAACTTTATTCTGTCTTGCTTCCCTGCCACATATAAAATTAATAAGTCCTGGAGAAAAACCAGCAAAAGGAATTACTAAAATTCCTGCTTTTTTAATTTTGTTTTCGTTTTCTAAATAAAATTCATAATCTAAATCAGAAATATCAATAAAATCTTTCTTATGCTTCAAAGCTAGTTTCAAACCAAGCTCTCCGATATCACCAGGCAAAGCTGAAATTATTAAATCAGCATTTTTAACATTTTCTTCTGAATTAAAAAAACAAGCTTTTGTCTTGCTTTTTTCACGCCTTAAATAATGAATAAGTGCTTTCCCTATTCTTCCTTTCCCCAGAATTAAAACTTTCATTTTATTTTATAAGCTTCAGGTAAAACCATACTAGCTTTATGGATTTCTGGAGAATAATATTTAAACTTGTGTTTTTTAGCTAATTTATCAAACTTACCTTGTATTTTTTTAAAATTAATTTTTCCCAAATCTATGCTTTCAGAACCAGCAATAAAACTATATTCTCCGCAATGATAAGACGGCACAGTAAATCTGTAAATAACAGTGTTAGAAAAGATTGCTTTTATTCCTTTAAAAATCTTTTTAATTAGAGTATTAAAATCTAAAAAAGAAGCTCCCAAAGTAATAATAATTCCATGTTTAGTCAAAGATTTTAAAACCTGATTATAAAACACTTTAGTGTATAAAGGAGAAGACAAGCCCTGATATTCTAAATTCGTACAATCA
This window contains:
- a CDS encoding type II toxin-antitoxin system RelE/ParE family toxin — protein: MDEIRKALQKFNAKEKKQIEFVLKKLHSKNVQGLDIKKLKGRDDIFRIRKGDLRVIYRLENDDIFILVIDRRREDTYKF
- the secA gene encoding preprotein translocase subunit SecA translates to MSILDRVFRKPNEKYLEKIKSIVEKINSLEKEFEGFSNEQLKEKTTEFKKRLEKEETLDNILPEAFAAIRETSKRTLNQRPYDSQIIGGIVLHQRKIAEMKTGEGKTLAATLPLYLNALTGKGAHLITVNDYLARRDAVWMGQIYHALGLSIGCINHQQSFIYDPEFKKSEEEKDQKRDELGGFYVVEDFLRPCERRQAYSADITYGTNNEFGFDYLRDNMIYDLSQRVQRDFNFAIIDEIDSILIDEARTPLIISAPDMESSRWYKDFAGIIPKLDSEIDYEVDEKSKTVSLTEKGINKVEKILKIENIYESKGIRYLRYLEQALRAQARKVSDKKPLFIKDVHYVVKNGEIIIVDEFTGRLMPGRRWSKGLHQAIEAKEGLYIRPESVTLASITFQNLFRMYKKLAGMTGTALTSAEEFEKVYGLDVIVVPTNKKLIRIALADKIYKTEQVKYQEIVNEIKKRNELGQPVLVGTRSIEKNEYLSKLLQRQGIKHQVLNAKNHQKEGEIIAQAGKLDAVTIATNMAGRGVDIVLGGNPVTKEQAEKVKQLGGLHVIGTERHEARRIDNQLRGRSGRQGDSGSSQFFLSLEDDLMRIFGGERLKKLITKLNLPDDQPIEANLISKAIEDAQSRIEGMNFDARKHVLEYDDVINKHRDVVYKKRREFLEKAQNKELKPFILEMFKNSKLKQEDYEKKEKEFGENADNVFKSLYFRVLDMLWVGHLDNMEYLKDSVSLRAYGQKNPLVEYKKEGHKMFKKLLDTLEKTVTFSILNAKLGPAPDAPAQRYVPQAKKKIGRNEPCPCGSKKKYKKCCMNK